One window of Papaver somniferum cultivar HN1 chromosome 9, ASM357369v1, whole genome shotgun sequence genomic DNA carries:
- the LOC113308102 gene encoding pectin acetylesterase 5-like: MGKLASSFANRRTNDIIKNGVRLLVVIGIMYTAETADAVNFDLSLGLFQYPNPDADSKLIEVTKLVNASQTGAVCLDGSVPAIHFSEGFESGTDNWLIHLEGGGQCSSLEECAGRTTNETGSSNFMTPMGFAGILSRNKSRNPEFYNWNRVKVRYCDGAFFAGSASGENEASKAKGLFFRGQLIWDVVMTELLGLGMANAKQAFLTGCSAGGLATLLHCDSFAELFTPGKVNVKCLSDAGFFIDEKDFSGANKVESVYHDVVTLQGMEANLNKECISQLKPSPESQCLFPQNFINNIKTPVFLVNPIYDAVQMSLFYIPPSLLNDWYPACAFNYANCTKALIKELQDFAGFRGSMLKALSQYQGKKDMGMFIDPCFAHCQTDTDKWHLRSPKINDKTIAEAVGDWYFNRKTVQYIDDRALSANPTCNNKVYESKLERLLH, translated from the exons ATGGGGAAATTAGCAAGTAGTTTCGCAAACCGGAGAACAAATGATATTATAAAAAATGGTGTGAGACTCTTGGTTGTTATTGGAATCATGTATACAGCAGAGACTGCCGATGCAGTTAATTTTGATTTGTCGCTAGGATTGTTTCAGTACCCCAACCCCGACGCTGATTCTAAACTAATTGAAGTGACAAAGTTGGTTAATGCTTCGCAGACAGGAGCCG TTTGTCTAGATGGAAGTGTACCGGCGATTCATTTCAGCGAAGGTTTTGAATCTGGTACTGATAATTGGCTTATTCACCTTGAG ggTGGTGGCCAGTGCAGTTCACTAGAGGAATGTGCCGGTCGTACGACGAATGAAACTGGATCGTCGAATTTCATGACGCCAATGGGTTTTGCCGGCATTTTGAGTCGCAACAAGTCAAGAAATCCTG AGTTCTATAACTGGAACCGAGTAAAGGTACGCTACTGTGATGGTGCGTTTTTTGCTGGGAGTGCCAGCGGCGAAAATGAG GCTTCAAAAGCTAAAGGACTCTTCTTCAGAGGGCAGCTTATCTGGGACGTAGTTATGACCGAACTCCTAGGTTTAGGGATGGCTAATGCTAAACAG GCTTTTCTTACAGGTTGCTCGGCTGGTGGATTGGCGACCCTCTTACACTGTGATAGTTTTGCAGAACTTTTTACTCCTGGCAAAGTTAATGTGAAATGTCTGTCAGATGCAGGGTTTTTCATCGACGA GAAAGATTTTTCCGGTGCCAACAAAGTAGAATCTGTCTATCATGATGTCGTAACCTTACAG GGTATGGAGGCTAATTTGAACAAAGAGTGTATCTCGCAACTGAAACCATCCCCAGAAAGCCAG TGTTTATTTCCTCAAAATTTTATCAACAACATAAAGACGCCGGTTTTCCTCGTAAATCCTATATATGATGCGGTTCAG ATGAGCCTTTTTTATATTCCACCTTCGTTACTAAATGATTGGTACCCGGCTTGTGCATTCAACTATGCTAATTGTACCAAAGCTCTGATCAAGGAACTTCAAG ACTTCGCAGGATTCCGGGGTTCCATGTTGAAGGCACTAAGCCAATATCAGGGGAAGAAAGATATGGGTATGTTCATAGATCCATGCTTTGCTCATTGCCAGACGGATACCGACAAATGGCATTTGCGTTCTCCGAAGATCAACGATAAG ACCATCGCAGAAGCAGTGGGGGATTGGTATTTCAATAGAAAGACGGTACAGTATATCGACGATCGCGCATTAAGTGCCAATCCTACTTGCAATAACAAAGTGTATGAATCCAAGCTGGAACGCTTATTGCATTAA